One window of the Devosia sp. 2618 genome contains the following:
- a CDS encoding LysR substrate-binding domain-containing protein gives MELPRRALTPADIKQLLILTDPSPSPTYSILMGWFAAHGLVPLKVSTCSSLSLIKNVVTAGTGIGVYRGECFWQYSTTLMSGI, from the coding sequence ATGGAACTACCCCGCCGTGCCCTGACGCCCGCCGACATCAAGCAACTTCTGATCCTGACCGATCCTTCGCCTTCGCCCACCTATTCCATTCTGATGGGCTGGTTTGCGGCGCATGGTTTGGTGCCGCTTAAGGTAAGCACCTGCAGTTCTCTCTCATTGATCAAGAATGTGGTTACTGCAGGTACTGGCATAGGCGTGTACCGCGGAGAATGTTTTTGGCAGTACAGCACCACATTGATGAGTGGCATCTGA
- a CDS encoding LysR family transcriptional regulator, producing the protein MVARLGSFRAAAERLGMTQPSISVRIKDLEAEAGGALFLRSPRGVRMSNKGRAMFDHVERVMSLLGDLEGHVSDVGPLRGLLRLGAAGQFCAALPAGLRGAAGKAAPRAQPGHYR; encoded by the coding sequence CTGGTCGCGCGCCTAGGCAGTTTCCGGGCTGCGGCCGAACGGTTGGGCATGACCCAGCCATCTATATCCGTTCGGATAAAGGATCTCGAAGCAGAAGCAGGCGGCGCGTTGTTTCTCCGCTCGCCCCGGGGCGTGCGCATGAGCAACAAAGGTAGGGCAATGTTCGATCATGTCGAGCGGGTAATGTCACTGCTCGGGGACCTAGAAGGGCATGTGAGCGACGTGGGTCCCCTGCGCGGGCTGTTGAGGCTGGGAGCCGCCGGACAGTTTTGCGCTGCGCTGCCTGCCGGGCTTCGTGGCGCTGCTGGAAAAGCTGCACCCCGAGCTCAACCTGGCCACTACCGTTGA
- the msrA gene encoding peptide-methionine (S)-S-oxide reductase MsrA, whose translation MFFKSKPTTIPTAAQALPGRPEAMSVVKAHFVNGQSIKEPYPAGAETIYLGLGCFWGAERLFWQLPGVIVTAVGYQGGSTPNPTYEEVCSGQTGHTEAVKIVYDPSQISLETLLKTFWEEHNPTEGMRQGNDVGTQYRSAIYTTTPEQAAVVEKSRAAYQEALSRKGLGRITTDIAPASEFFYAETYHQQYLAKNPNGYCGLQGTGVSCPVGVGVAAE comes from the coding sequence ATGTTCTTTAAATCCAAGCCCACGACCATTCCGACCGCCGCCCAGGCCCTGCCGGGCCGCCCTGAGGCCATGTCTGTGGTCAAAGCGCACTTCGTCAATGGCCAGTCGATCAAGGAACCCTACCCCGCCGGCGCCGAAACCATCTATCTCGGCCTTGGCTGCTTCTGGGGCGCCGAGCGGCTGTTCTGGCAGTTGCCAGGCGTAATCGTCACGGCTGTCGGCTATCAGGGCGGATCGACGCCAAACCCCACTTATGAAGAGGTTTGCTCGGGACAGACCGGCCATACCGAAGCGGTCAAGATTGTCTATGACCCGAGCCAGATCAGCCTTGAAACGCTGCTCAAGACCTTCTGGGAGGAGCACAATCCGACCGAAGGCATGCGGCAGGGCAATGATGTGGGAACGCAGTATCGTTCGGCCATCTACACCACGACGCCTGAACAGGCCGCCGTGGTGGAAAAGAGCCGCGCAGCCTACCAGGAGGCGCTCAGCCGCAAGGGTCTGGGTCGAATCACCACCGACATCGCGCCAGCCTCAGAATTTTTCTATGCCGAAACTTATCATCAGCAATATCTCGCCAAGAACCCCAACGGCTATTGCGGCCTGCAGGGCACTGGCGTGAGCTGCCCGGTCGGGGTTGGCGTCGCTGCTGAATAG
- a CDS encoding MmcQ/YjbR family DNA-binding protein, whose protein sequence is MSVTYPAIMRRNGFEAFILTLPKATLVRQWRDDSVAKVGGKIFALLDRDPGEVWLKVSDMAFELLTELEGVRPAPYFARASWVAISAESPLTGDEVEAYVREAHRLIASKLSRKVRAELGIIALDTPT, encoded by the coding sequence TTGAGTGTCACCTACCCCGCGATTATGCGACGAAACGGCTTTGAAGCGTTCATCCTGACGCTGCCCAAGGCGACCTTGGTGCGGCAGTGGCGCGATGACTCGGTGGCCAAGGTGGGCGGCAAGATTTTTGCGCTGCTTGATCGCGATCCCGGCGAAGTGTGGCTCAAAGTTTCCGACATGGCTTTTGAACTACTGACCGAACTCGAAGGGGTGCGGCCGGCGCCGTATTTTGCGCGGGCGAGCTGGGTGGCGATTTCGGCCGAGAGCCCGCTGACGGGTGATGAGGTGGAAGCCTATGTGCGGGAGGCGCATCGGCTGATTGCGAGCAAGCTCAGCCGGAAGGTTCGGGCGGAATTGGGGATTATTGCGTTGGATACCCCCACCTAG
- a CDS encoding MFS transporter has translation MSDSVQGQWSEIFTPRYATVTLILCLGVALLAFNSFLATVSLPTAVGELGGVALISWALTLFLVFAIVGGAGAALLKHRLGARTALLVSAGVFLIGTLIAASASSMPIVLVGRSLQGLGEGVVAAICFALIPELFPSRLVPKVFGMQAMIWAIAAFGGPAVAGLLTEMVSWRAAFLFSVPLVLIFGVMVAFVVPAKSPSDGTVMGFPGLRLLAIGVGIMLVALAGIAEPLLAAALLMGAAVLLVAAVWLDGRSAERLMPPDAFRPVSVVGTGLWMTLLINVAGAGSAVYLVLVLQQMWGYGPTMAGVIAAVMAVAWSASAIAVANVRQKETRKLLIKAGPAMIGIGLLLVLLGLEMDLLAIVVVGQLVIGSGFGTCNGYLNLTMMEAASDAERDRTSALMPTTQSAGNAIGAALAGVAANSAGLATAVSVGDFKVAVMPVFLLGAFMAALAFVAAWRTVSLVKPQDANSSFAAG, from the coding sequence ATGTCGGATTCCGTCCAGGGCCAATGGTCCGAAATTTTCACGCCCCGTTATGCGACGGTCACACTGATCCTCTGCCTTGGGGTGGCGCTTCTGGCGTTCAACTCCTTTCTTGCCACGGTGTCGCTGCCGACTGCGGTGGGCGAGCTGGGCGGGGTAGCGCTGATCTCCTGGGCGCTGACGCTGTTTTTGGTGTTTGCCATTGTGGGCGGCGCGGGCGCGGCCTTGCTCAAGCATCGGCTTGGGGCGCGGACGGCGCTGCTGGTTTCGGCCGGCGTATTCCTGATCGGCACGCTGATCGCGGCCAGTGCCAGCTCGATGCCCATCGTTCTGGTCGGGCGGTCGTTGCAAGGGTTGGGCGAGGGCGTGGTGGCGGCGATCTGCTTTGCGCTGATCCCGGAACTGTTCCCATCGCGGCTGGTGCCCAAGGTGTTTGGCATGCAGGCCATGATCTGGGCCATTGCGGCTTTTGGCGGTCCTGCCGTTGCGGGTCTGCTCACCGAAATGGTGTCGTGGCGCGCGGCGTTTCTGTTCAGCGTGCCGCTGGTGCTGATCTTTGGCGTGATGGTGGCCTTTGTGGTGCCCGCCAAAAGTCCGAGCGATGGCACCGTGATGGGCTTTCCCGGATTGCGGCTGCTGGCGATTGGCGTGGGTATCATGCTGGTGGCATTGGCGGGCATTGCCGAGCCGCTATTGGCCGCGGCGCTACTGATGGGTGCGGCCGTGTTGCTGGTGGCTGCCGTATGGCTTGATGGGCGCAGTGCCGAGCGGTTGATGCCGCCCGACGCGTTCCGGCCAGTTTCGGTGGTTGGTACCGGGCTGTGGATGACCTTGCTGATCAACGTCGCTGGCGCGGGTTCGGCGGTTTATCTGGTGCTCGTGTTGCAGCAGATGTGGGGCTATGGCCCGACCATGGCGGGCGTGATTGCGGCCGTGATGGCGGTCGCCTGGAGTGCGTCGGCGATTGCCGTGGCCAATGTGCGCCAGAAGGAAACCCGCAAGCTGCTGATCAAGGCCGGCCCGGCGATGATCGGCATCGGTTTGCTGCTGGTGCTGCTCGGGCTCGAGATGGATCTGCTGGCAATCGTGGTGGTCGGGCAGCTGGTGATCGGGTCTGGGTTTGGCACCTGCAACGGTTATCTCAACCTGACCATGATGGAAGCGGCGAGCGATGCAGAGCGCGACCGGACCTCGGCGCTGATGCCGACCACCCAGTCGGCGGGCAATGCCATCGGCGCGGCTCTGGCCGGCGTGGCGGCGAACTCGGCGGGGCTGGCGACGGCGGTATCGGTCGGCGACTTCAAGGTTGCCGTGATGCCGGTGTTTCTACTCGGCGCGTTTATGGCGGCACTGGCCTTTGTGGCGGCGTGGCGCACCGTGTCGCTGGTCAAGCCGCAGGACGCCAATTCGAGCTTTGCGGCTGGGTAG
- a CDS encoding peroxiredoxin, with protein MSLLIGDTAPDFTLDSTEGPIHFYDYIEGSWAVLFSHPKNFTPVCTTELGYTAKLKPEFEKRGVKVLGLSVDKLEDHGGWAKDIEETQGTALNFPLLADTKGEVARQYDMIHPNADNTLTVRSVFVIGPDKKVKLKIEYPASTGRNFDEVLRVIDSLQLTAKYSVATPVNWKDGDDVIIASSVSAEAAKEKFPGGWKEPKPYLRIVPQPRG; from the coding sequence ATGTCACTGCTGATTGGCGATACCGCCCCCGATTTCACCCTCGACTCCACCGAAGGCCCGATCCACTTTTACGATTACATCGAAGGCTCGTGGGCCGTGCTGTTCAGCCACCCCAAGAATTTCACCCCGGTCTGCACCACCGAGCTGGGCTATACCGCCAAGCTGAAGCCCGAATTTGAAAAGCGCGGCGTCAAGGTGCTGGGCCTGTCGGTCGACAAGCTCGAAGATCACGGCGGCTGGGCCAAGGACATCGAGGAAACCCAGGGCACCGCTCTGAACTTCCCACTGCTGGCCGACACCAAGGGCGAAGTTGCCCGCCAGTACGACATGATCCATCCCAATGCGGACAACACGCTGACCGTTCGCTCGGTCTTCGTCATCGGCCCGGACAAGAAGGTCAAGCTCAAGATCGAGTACCCGGCCTCGACCGGTCGCAACTTCGACGAAGTGCTGCGCGTCATCGACAGCCTGCAGCTGACCGCCAAGTATTCGGTGGCAACGCCGGTGAACTGGAAAGATGGCGACGACGTCATCATCGCCTCGTCGGTTTCCGCTGAAGCGGCCAAGGAAAAGTTCCCCGGCGGCTGGAAGGAACCGAAGCCTTACCTCCGCATTGTTCCTCAGCCCCGCGGCTAG